Proteins from a single region of Longimicrobiales bacterium:
- the hisH gene encoding imidazole glycerol phosphate synthase subunit HisH: MKSVAVIDYGIGNVNSVRNMLKKVGIRAAASGDPAELDSADALILPGVGAFGSGMSALHEHGLVDFVREYADSGRMLVGICLGMQLLGGQSEEAPMEGLGLIDARFKKFDRHVEGASLKVPHMGWNEVRPAQDSGLLSDLESGTRFYFVHSYFATDVPPEQVLLTARYGDDFVAAYARDNVIGFQFHPEKSHRFGIRLFESLFV, encoded by the coding sequence GTGAAATCAGTCGCTGTGATCGACTACGGCATCGGAAACGTGAACTCTGTCAGGAACATGTTGAAGAAGGTCGGGATTCGGGCTGCCGCATCCGGCGACCCCGCCGAACTCGACTCGGCTGACGCGCTCATTTTGCCCGGTGTGGGAGCCTTCGGGTCCGGCATGTCCGCTCTGCACGAGCACGGGCTCGTCGACTTCGTCCGTGAGTACGCCGATAGCGGCCGCATGTTGGTCGGTATCTGCCTAGGAATGCAGCTCCTCGGCGGCCAGAGCGAAGAGGCTCCAATGGAAGGCCTCGGGCTCATCGATGCTCGATTCAAGAAATTCGATCGCCATGTGGAGGGTGCGTCCTTGAAAGTGCCTCACATGGGGTGGAACGAAGTCCGTCCCGCGCAGGACAGCGGCCTCCTCTCCGACCTAGAAAGCGGGACCCGCTTCTATTTTGTCCACTCATATTTCGCAACAGATGTGCCGCCTGAGCAGGTATTACTCACGGCTCGATACGGGGATGACTTCGTTGCTGCGTATGCCCGAGACAACGTGATCGGCTTCCAATTCCACCCGGAAAAGAGCCACCGTTTCGGAATTCGCCTCTTCGAGTCGCTGTTCGTCTAG
- a CDS encoding Gfo/Idh/MocA family oxidoreductase — protein MKIAIIGCGKQAPKHIGGLRSSRGVEVVLVDADPALAQALAEETGVEWAETVQEVLDDPGVVAIDICTPVTSHVELIEAGLAAGKDFFCEKPLCSTSAEAREIQAQLEGSGRIGMVGFNYRFAPAMAECKRVLSGVAETGVSPVLGKITSALLRVGGRGGHQLWKHQKAEGGGAINEMLIHLVDLSNWFFGPIEHAHSFVEELLRPERPISGQLEKVDAEDFVLVRLTSRSGIESFCQADLITPSFMHYIDIQGENGTFFGSIQPDMPSFLFCVEAAGGYDQGRTDFDFGHRNFFQAQMTTFVDALHDRVQPDGCGVEDSVNLLDAFEQIRAESPGS, from the coding sequence ATGAAAATCGCCATTATCGGCTGTGGTAAGCAGGCGCCGAAACACATTGGAGGACTGCGGTCTTCACGAGGGGTCGAAGTCGTACTCGTGGACGCTGATCCGGCTCTGGCTCAAGCCCTAGCCGAGGAGACCGGCGTAGAGTGGGCAGAGACCGTGCAAGAGGTCCTCGACGACCCTGGAGTCGTGGCCATCGACATCTGTACCCCGGTGACGAGCCACGTCGAGTTGATCGAGGCCGGACTCGCCGCGGGAAAGGACTTCTTCTGCGAGAAGCCGCTGTGTTCCACGAGTGCGGAAGCCAGGGAAATTCAAGCCCAACTAGAGGGCTCGGGGCGGATCGGGATGGTCGGTTTCAACTACCGGTTCGCGCCCGCGATGGCGGAGTGCAAGAGGGTGTTGAGCGGGGTCGCTGAGACCGGCGTAAGCCCAGTCCTTGGAAAGATCACGAGCGCATTGCTGCGTGTGGGGGGCCGGGGTGGTCATCAGCTCTGGAAGCATCAGAAGGCGGAGGGTGGCGGTGCGATCAATGAGATGCTGATCCATCTCGTCGACCTTTCCAATTGGTTCTTTGGGCCGATTGAGCACGCACATTCGTTCGTGGAAGAGCTTCTCAGACCAGAACGGCCTATTTCGGGCCAGCTCGAGAAGGTCGACGCTGAGGATTTCGTTCTGGTCAGGCTCACCAGCCGGAGCGGCATCGAGTCGTTCTGTCAGGCAGATCTCATCACGCCGTCGTTTATGCACTACATCGACATCCAAGGCGAGAACGGGACCTTCTTCGGTTCGATTCAGCCGGACATGCCCTCCTTCCTCTTCTGTGTGGAGGCCGCGGGTGGATACGATCAGGGTCGTACGGACTTCGACTTCGGTCACCGGAACTTCTTCCAGGCGCAGATGACCACGTTTGTCGATGCGCTTCATGACCGCGTTCAACCCGATGGGTGTGGGGTTGAAGACTCCGTCAACTTGCTCGATGCATTCGAGCAGATTCGCGCGGAGAGCCCCGGATCATGA
- a CDS encoding N-acetyl sugar amidotransferase, with translation MTFLSKADIERKRVHYRSHAPQGRVCTVSVMDDTDPDIEFDEDGVCNHVHYARRRLAKERLRGPEAVARLEQAVDRIKREGKGKAYDCVLGVSGGVDSTYAAWRAKELGLRPLAVHLDNGWNSDLAVSNIERVLSVLGIDLYTYVVDWEEIKDLQRSVILSGTANLEVVTDHAINATMVRQAARHGIRTIVTGVNVETESMHLGKWHYDNRDAYFIRGLHKRFGSVKLKTYPTISAFDLAWYLFVRRIRTLPVLNYAEYNKEKVSKLLQDELGWQPYAHKHGESIYTRFFQERYLPQKWGFDKRKLHFSTLIVSGQMTRDEALKKLEEPLYEAREEEEELEYVTKKLGFDPTEWSRVMSGERKYFFDYPNRAWMFDYNNPLVQYVRAVGKGERRILGLSPRHQS, from the coding sequence ATGACGTTCTTGTCAAAGGCCGACATCGAACGAAAGCGTGTGCACTACCGGAGCCATGCGCCGCAGGGGCGGGTCTGCACCGTGAGTGTCATGGACGACACGGACCCGGACATCGAGTTCGATGAGGACGGCGTGTGTAATCACGTGCACTACGCGCGCCGGCGTCTGGCCAAGGAACGACTCCGCGGCCCCGAGGCTGTGGCCAGGCTCGAGCAAGCGGTGGACCGCATCAAACGTGAGGGGAAGGGTAAAGCGTACGACTGCGTGCTCGGTGTGTCGGGCGGAGTCGACTCCACGTATGCCGCGTGGCGCGCAAAGGAGCTCGGACTACGCCCGCTTGCTGTGCACCTCGACAATGGCTGGAACAGCGATCTCGCGGTCAGCAACATCGAGCGAGTGCTCTCGGTCCTAGGAATCGACCTGTACACCTACGTGGTGGACTGGGAGGAGATCAAAGACCTCCAGAGGAGCGTCATCCTCTCTGGAACCGCCAACCTGGAAGTGGTGACCGACCACGCGATCAATGCAACGATGGTGAGGCAGGCAGCTCGCCACGGCATCCGCACCATCGTGACTGGGGTGAACGTGGAGACCGAGTCCATGCACCTGGGCAAGTGGCATTACGACAACCGCGACGCCTACTTCATTCGCGGCCTGCACAAGCGCTTCGGGTCGGTAAAGCTCAAAACGTATCCCACGATCTCGGCGTTTGACCTGGCATGGTACCTCTTCGTTAGACGCATCCGCACGCTCCCCGTGCTCAACTACGCCGAGTACAACAAAGAGAAGGTCTCTAAGCTGCTCCAAGACGAGCTCGGATGGCAGCCTTACGCCCACAAACACGGCGAGTCCATCTACACTCGGTTCTTTCAGGAACGCTACTTGCCACAGAAATGGGGGTTCGACAAGCGGAAGCTGCACTTCTCGACGCTGATCGTATCTGGTCAAATGACTCGGGACGAGGCGTTAAAGAAGCTCGAGGAGCCACTCTATGAGGCGAGAGAAGAGGAGGAAGAGTTGGAGTACGTCACCAAGAAGCTCGGATTCGACCCGACGGAGTGGAGTCGGGTCATGAGTGGTGAGCGGAAGTACTTCTTCGACTATCCAAACCGTGCTTGGATGTTCGACTACAACAACCCGCTCGTTCAATACGTACGTGCTGTCGGAAAGGGAGAGAGGCGCATCCTGGGTCTGTCTCCGAGGCATCAGAGCTAG
- a CDS encoding glycosyltransferase family 4 protein, protein MSDTQGEPAQKKLTIWIVNQYAYTPSENAGTRHFSFARGLREAGHDAHVVSSSFYHKGRRQVYLADDGPVLKGDVDGVPYVWLRTPAYTGNISRLWNMSVFGARLLLGQASRHLPRPDVIMSTSPSPLASAAALLLARRFRCKHVLEVVDIWPATLRDVSGLSGFHPLYAVLRTLERALYQGTDAIITHLGGAREHFVASGANPQKCHYLPSPIPFADIPPHEPPPAGDRFRFIHAGAMTPSYALDQILDAVDIMVAEDPNAVDRFSIDFVGEGVLMDQLQTRVDASGYREVVHFRGTVAKADILTVLAEADGFLVVSKDLDVHRFGVSFNKIFDSMLVGRPIILANRAKGTPVERAQAGIIVEPEAPAQLARAMTEMMAWQPDERERVGRANRDYVLERHSLEGWVEQLMGVLKGLGQG, encoded by the coding sequence ATGAGCGACACCCAGGGCGAACCCGCACAGAAGAAACTCACGATCTGGATCGTGAACCAATACGCCTACACCCCATCTGAGAACGCAGGCACACGCCACTTCTCATTCGCTCGGGGACTGCGGGAAGCCGGACACGACGCCCATGTGGTCTCGTCCTCCTTTTATCACAAGGGACGACGACAGGTCTACCTCGCAGACGACGGACCCGTGCTCAAAGGCGATGTCGACGGGGTCCCCTACGTGTGGCTCAGAACTCCAGCCTACACGGGCAACATCAGTCGACTCTGGAACATGTCGGTGTTCGGGGCGCGGCTGCTCTTGGGACAGGCAAGCCGCCACCTACCACGTCCCGACGTCATCATGTCCACGAGCCCGAGCCCGTTGGCCTCCGCCGCGGCACTGCTCTTGGCCCGCCGCTTCCGCTGCAAACATGTCCTAGAAGTGGTCGACATTTGGCCGGCCACATTACGCGATGTATCCGGGCTCTCTGGTTTCCACCCGTTGTACGCTGTGCTCCGGACCCTGGAGCGGGCCTTGTACCAAGGCACCGACGCCATCATCACGCACCTTGGCGGTGCTCGAGAACACTTTGTCGCGTCTGGCGCCAACCCGCAGAAATGCCACTACCTCCCGAGTCCCATCCCCTTCGCTGACATTCCCCCGCACGAGCCCCCTCCCGCGGGGGACCGTTTCCGGTTCATCCACGCGGGTGCGATGACTCCCAGTTATGCACTGGATCAGATTCTGGACGCGGTCGACATCATGGTCGCCGAGGATCCGAACGCAGTCGACCGATTCTCCATCGACTTCGTTGGAGAAGGAGTGCTGATGGACCAACTACAGACGCGCGTCGACGCGTCTGGGTACCGAGAGGTCGTCCACTTCCGGGGCACCGTGGCAAAGGCGGACATTCTCACCGTGCTCGCGGAGGCCGACGGCTTCCTGGTCGTGAGCAAGGATCTCGACGTGCATCGCTTCGGCGTCAGCTTCAACAAGATCTTCGACTCAATGCTGGTGGGACGCCCCATCATCTTGGCGAACCGCGCGAAGGGAACCCCCGTGGAGCGCGCGCAGGCCGGCATCATCGTGGAGCCGGAGGCACCGGCACAGTTGGCGCGAGCGATGACGGAGATGATGGCTTGGCAGCCGGACGAACGTGAGCGAGTCGGCCGTGCCAACCGGGACTATGTGCTCGAACGCCACAGTCTTGAGGGTTGGGTCGAGCAGCTAATGGGGGTATTGAAGGGCTTAGGTCAGGGTTAA
- a CDS encoding bifunctional (p)ppGpp synthetase/guanosine-3',5'-bis(diphosphate) 3'-pyrophosphohydrolase — protein MSALSTKPTSTIRGLPRPLARALEAYADRLDVEKIREAYDLAVEAHGGQTRASGEEYVTHTVEVATLLAQLRLDSNSIVAGLIHDTVEDTDISLKDLERRFGSEVATIVDGVTKLGKVKFSSATEQQVENYRKMLLSMAQDARVILVKLADRVHNMRTLEHLTENKRRRIALETREIYAPLAHRLGIAAVRWELEDLAFKFLEPDDYQALTKKIRQRRKEREREILEMQRPLEEALEAAGIVAEVKGRPKHLWSIHRKIVVQNRPYDEIYDLMAMRVLTDTVESCYSALGIIHSKWTPIPERFHDYIATPKSNMYQSLHTTVLGPNGRRYEIQIRTEEMHRTSEYGIAAHWRYKEDDPARSGDENEVDEALTWFRQVLEWQQDTAEPEEFMEFLRMDLFRGEIFVFTPDGDVKPLPTGATPIDFAYSVHTEVGQHCAGAKVNGRIAPLSRELKNGDTIEIITNAKQRPNRDWLAFVKTSRARGQIRHWIKLEEFDSAFKIGKELLDRELKKARKTLPTDPHDLLAAAVDLGYADFEQVYAGLGRGDVGPTAVIKQFHADHDPAEVAARQPTALEKLAARLRISGKGVRIHGMDNLMVRYSRCCQPVPGDLVIGYITRGRGVSIHRTDCPNVLALSRDPERRIEIEWAAEKGDRFFVKLYMRGSDRRGLLSDVAKAITNTGTDISHADMRTTEGGMHGEFVVEVRDLAHLEKVCRSIGRIKGVLDVERREHFDDEDLGWA, from the coding sequence ATGTCGGCACTCTCCACTAAGCCGACGTCCACGATCCGCGGCCTCCCCCGTCCTCTAGCCAGGGCCCTGGAAGCCTACGCAGACCGCCTGGACGTCGAGAAGATCCGCGAGGCCTATGACCTCGCCGTAGAAGCCCACGGGGGCCAAACCCGTGCGTCGGGGGAGGAGTACGTCACGCACACGGTCGAGGTGGCGACACTTCTCGCTCAGCTGAGGCTCGACTCGAACTCGATTGTAGCGGGGCTGATTCACGACACGGTTGAGGACACCGACATCAGCCTCAAGGATCTCGAACGTCGCTTCGGGTCCGAGGTCGCCACGATCGTCGACGGCGTGACCAAGCTCGGAAAGGTGAAGTTCAGCTCCGCGACGGAGCAGCAGGTGGAGAACTACCGCAAGATGCTGCTCTCCATGGCGCAGGATGCACGGGTCATCCTCGTGAAGCTCGCGGACCGTGTGCACAACATGCGGACGCTCGAGCATCTCACGGAAAACAAGCGCCGCAGAATCGCTCTGGAAACGCGCGAAATCTATGCGCCGCTCGCACACCGACTCGGGATCGCCGCGGTCAGATGGGAGCTCGAAGACCTCGCCTTCAAGTTTCTCGAGCCGGACGATTACCAGGCGCTGACCAAAAAGATCCGACAGCGCCGCAAAGAGCGTGAGCGTGAGATCCTGGAGATGCAGCGCCCGCTTGAGGAAGCGCTTGAGGCGGCCGGCATCGTCGCGGAGGTGAAGGGGCGACCCAAGCACCTGTGGTCGATCCACCGGAAGATCGTCGTCCAGAACAGACCGTACGACGAAATCTATGACCTCATGGCGATGCGGGTTCTCACCGACACGGTCGAGAGTTGTTATTCAGCGCTGGGCATCATCCACAGCAAGTGGACGCCGATCCCGGAACGTTTTCACGACTACATCGCGACACCCAAGTCCAACATGTACCAGTCGTTGCATACGACGGTACTGGGACCGAATGGCCGGCGCTACGAGATCCAGATCCGTACGGAAGAAATGCACCGTACTTCCGAATACGGCATCGCGGCGCACTGGAGATATAAGGAAGACGATCCGGCCCGCAGTGGAGATGAGAACGAGGTCGACGAAGCCCTGACGTGGTTCCGCCAGGTCCTCGAGTGGCAACAGGACACCGCGGAGCCAGAGGAATTCATGGAGTTCCTCCGCATGGACCTGTTCCGGGGCGAGATCTTCGTGTTCACGCCGGACGGGGACGTGAAGCCTCTTCCCACGGGCGCGACACCGATCGACTTCGCTTACTCGGTTCACACCGAGGTAGGTCAGCACTGCGCAGGCGCGAAGGTGAATGGGCGAATTGCGCCACTGTCTCGCGAGCTGAAGAACGGCGACACGATCGAGATCATTACGAACGCCAAGCAGCGGCCGAACCGTGATTGGCTCGCCTTCGTGAAGACCTCGCGTGCACGGGGTCAGATTCGGCACTGGATCAAGCTCGAGGAGTTCGACTCAGCGTTTAAAATTGGGAAGGAGCTGCTCGATCGAGAGCTGAAGAAGGCCCGCAAGACGCTGCCAACTGACCCGCACGACCTGCTCGCTGCTGCCGTAGATCTCGGGTATGCCGACTTTGAGCAAGTATATGCGGGGCTCGGACGGGGTGACGTGGGACCTACCGCTGTGATCAAGCAGTTCCACGCGGATCATGATCCCGCAGAGGTCGCGGCCCGCCAGCCGACAGCGCTCGAGAAACTCGCTGCGCGCCTCCGGATTTCCGGAAAAGGCGTGCGGATTCACGGCATGGACAATCTCATGGTCCGGTACTCGCGCTGCTGCCAGCCTGTGCCGGGTGACCTAGTGATCGGGTACATCACCCGAGGGCGAGGTGTGTCGATCCATCGGACGGACTGCCCGAATGTGCTTGCTCTGTCCCGTGACCCGGAGCGGCGCATCGAGATCGAGTGGGCCGCAGAGAAGGGAGATCGGTTCTTCGTGAAGCTCTACATGCGAGGGTCGGACAGGCGCGGGCTTCTGTCCGACGTGGCGAAGGCGATCACGAATACGGGTACCGATATCTCGCATGCGGATATGCGGACCACCGAGGGTGGGATGCATGGGGAGTTCGTGGTCGAGGTGCGGGATTTGGCTCATTTGGAGAAAGTCTGTCGATCAATAGGGCGCATTAAGGGCGTGTTAGACGTAGAACGGCGCGAGCACTTCGATGACGAAGACTTGGGGTGGGCGTAG
- a CDS encoding DegT/DnrJ/EryC1/StrS family aminotransferase, with product MKVNIAEASLSPAEIAAATRVLESGALRQGKECQGFEVEFADYVDAAFGVTCSNGSASLHLAFMTFLEPGDEVLVPSMTFVATANMVVAAGGIPVLCDVDPGSFLIDLDDAASRVTERTRAIVPVHLHGNVVDVDSVQAFADKHDLRVVWDAAQAHGARYKGRGVGAFNDFVSYSFYPSKNMFVGEGGMICTNDEGLENMMRFMRTHGQTAKNHHTMFGHNFRMTDVEASIGREQLKRIEPMMDIRRRNAAVLTAGLADTEGVTPQVVTPETDHGWHQFSVVVDEQAFGCDRDALGARLRDRGIGTGVHYPKAVHQQPVYQERYGVQSLPHAEHLAATLLSIPVHHGMTEEDAHFVVGQLLECRATPSS from the coding sequence ATGAAGGTGAATATCGCGGAAGCTTCGCTCTCGCCGGCGGAAATCGCCGCAGCGACCAGGGTTTTGGAGAGCGGCGCCCTCAGACAGGGTAAGGAGTGTCAGGGCTTCGAGGTCGAGTTCGCAGACTACGTCGATGCGGCCTTCGGGGTGACGTGCTCCAACGGATCTGCGTCCCTGCACCTCGCTTTCATGACCTTCCTGGAGCCAGGTGACGAGGTATTGGTTCCGTCAATGACGTTTGTTGCGACGGCGAACATGGTGGTTGCCGCGGGCGGGATCCCGGTCCTCTGTGACGTGGATCCAGGATCATTTCTGATCGATCTCGATGACGCTGCGTCTAGGGTCACGGAGCGCACCCGCGCCATCGTCCCCGTCCACCTGCATGGCAACGTCGTCGACGTGGACTCGGTGCAGGCCTTCGCGGACAAACACGATCTCCGGGTCGTATGGGACGCAGCCCAAGCACACGGTGCTCGGTATAAGGGGCGCGGGGTGGGCGCCTTCAACGACTTCGTCAGCTACTCGTTCTATCCTTCGAAAAACATGTTCGTGGGTGAGGGCGGTATGATCTGTACCAACGACGAGGGTCTCGAAAACATGATGCGTTTCATGCGCACTCATGGTCAGACCGCCAAGAATCATCACACGATGTTCGGTCACAACTTCCGAATGACGGACGTCGAGGCATCCATAGGGCGTGAACAGTTGAAGCGCATCGAGCCGATGATGGACATCCGTCGACGCAACGCAGCCGTCCTTACCGCAGGTCTTGCGGACACGGAGGGTGTTACGCCTCAAGTGGTGACGCCGGAGACGGACCATGGTTGGCATCAGTTCAGCGTTGTTGTGGATGAGCAGGCGTTCGGATGTGACCGCGACGCCCTCGGCGCGAGACTTCGGGATCGCGGAATCGGGACAGGCGTTCACTACCCTAAGGCGGTCCATCAACAGCCGGTGTATCAGGAACGCTACGGGGTTCAGTCCCTGCCGCACGCGGAGCATCTGGCTGCGACATTGCTTTCGATTCCGGTGCATCACGGCATGACTGAGGAAGATGCCCATTTTGTAGTGGGGCAGCTTCTGGAGTGCAGAGCGACCCCGTCCTCCTAA
- a CDS encoding HisA/HisF-related TIM barrel protein — translation MLRDRVIPCLLLRGSGFVKTRRFKKARYIGDAINALRIFNDKGADELIVVDIDASSSGYAPRMDMIRQLTDELFMPLTYGGGISTLEQVDEIIKAGVEKVAINTRNASGFDFVESASERLGAQSVVGVVDVAKDLLGRPRVVCRSGAQRLEGTPSEHARRLVDAGAGELLVQAVYKDGTRSGYDLALVKEVVSAVGVPVVALGGAHTVDDLAEVIVHGGAAAAAAGSMFVFHGDLDGVLINMPSEEAVTQAFQKARTTA, via the coding sequence GTGCTCCGCGATCGCGTCATCCCGTGCCTACTCCTTCGCGGCAGCGGATTCGTGAAGACCCGTCGCTTCAAGAAGGCCCGCTACATCGGCGACGCCATCAACGCGCTGCGCATCTTCAACGACAAAGGCGCGGACGAGCTCATCGTTGTGGACATCGACGCGAGCTCATCGGGATATGCACCACGAATGGACATGATCCGCCAGCTCACCGACGAGCTGTTCATGCCGCTGACCTACGGGGGTGGGATCTCCACCCTGGAACAGGTCGACGAGATCATCAAAGCCGGCGTGGAAAAGGTCGCGATCAACACCCGGAACGCGAGTGGTTTCGACTTCGTCGAGTCGGCCTCCGAACGACTCGGCGCTCAGTCCGTGGTCGGCGTTGTGGATGTGGCAAAAGACCTTCTCGGCCGCCCTCGTGTGGTCTGTCGTAGTGGGGCCCAACGGTTGGAGGGCACACCGAGTGAGCACGCCAGGCGCTTGGTGGACGCCGGCGCCGGTGAGTTGCTCGTCCAAGCTGTGTACAAGGACGGGACACGCTCCGGTTATGATTTGGCCCTCGTGAAGGAGGTCGTGTCCGCCGTGGGCGTCCCCGTGGTGGCGCTGGGTGGAGCCCACACTGTGGACGATCTGGCAGAGGTCATCGTACACGGCGGGGCTGCAGCGGCCGCTGCAGGAAGTATGTTCGTCTTCCACGGAGATTTGGATGGGGTGCTCATCAACATGCCCAGCGAGGAAGCGGTGACGCAGGCGTTCCAAAAAGCGCGGACGACCGCATGA
- a CDS encoding acyltransferase, whose translation MSANFSHRYEGDGRVTIQPLAIVGLEYTPGAGPVRFAGDATVRSHTVIYGDVELGDAFQAGHSALIREHTTVGNHVMVGSHVVIDGNVHIEDFVKIQTGCYIPTHTTLGSRVFLGPHVVLTNDRFPLRQRDRYAPEGPTIEDGVTLGAGCIVLPGVTVGANSFVAAGAVVTRDVPANSLVVGTPGKVSPLPEHLRDPNRALNWPSDEPESGD comes from the coding sequence GTGAGCGCCAACTTCTCACATCGGTACGAAGGTGACGGCCGCGTCACGATCCAGCCGTTGGCCATCGTGGGGCTGGAGTACACGCCCGGCGCGGGTCCCGTGCGCTTCGCCGGAGACGCCACAGTCCGAAGCCATACTGTGATCTACGGTGACGTCGAGCTCGGTGACGCGTTCCAGGCCGGGCACTCTGCGCTGATTCGTGAACACACCACTGTCGGCAACCATGTCATGGTGGGCAGTCATGTAGTGATCGACGGGAACGTCCATATCGAGGATTTCGTCAAGATCCAGACCGGGTGCTACATCCCGACCCACACAACGCTGGGAAGCCGAGTGTTCCTCGGACCCCATGTCGTGCTCACCAACGATCGTTTTCCGCTCAGGCAGCGTGACCGTTACGCACCGGAGGGGCCGACCATCGAAGACGGTGTTACGCTCGGCGCCGGATGTATCGTCTTACCGGGAGTCACCGTCGGGGCGAACAGCTTCGTCGCCGCGGGAGCCGTCGTCACCAGAGACGTCCCGGCCAATTCGCTGGTTGTTGGAACCCCTGGGAAGGTGTCTCCGCTCCCGGAGCACCTGCGCGATCCGAACCGAGCGCTCAACTGGCCCTCGGACGAGCCAGAGAGCGGCGACTGA
- the cysN gene encoding sulfate adenylyltransferase subunit CysN, translated as MDLLRFTTAGSVDDGKSTLIGRLLHDTKSIFEDQLEAVEDASNRRGEGYVNLALLTDGLRAEREQNITIDVAYRYFATPRRKFIIADTPGHVQYTRNMVTGASTAELAIVLIDARNGVLTQSKRHGFIASLLGITHVLVAINKMDLVDWSQEVFDRITEDYAEFAQKLGVEDLTFIPISALKGDNVVDESENMPWYHGSTLLHHLDHVNVGSHRNLVDFRFPVQYVIRPDQDYRGYAGRVASGTIRSGEEIMVLPSGQRTSIKSVDTFDGPVEEALTGDSVALTTADELDISRGDMIVRPLNLPVVATEIDAMLCWMSDEPMKGGTQYWFRQTTREAKAFISRVVYKIDVDTLHREDVEAFGFNDIGRVQIQTAAPIFFDRYEMNRETGSFILIDPHTNNTVAVGMIRGTVRSAEKLAEQLHEATTVERKASPDVVWEGWNVPLKVREEKNGHAAAVVWFTGLSGSGKSSIARELEQMLFAEGCQTMLLDGDQVRHGLNGDLGFSPDARKENIRRVGEVANLFYLQGNIVICTFVSPFQMDRERARALFPEGRFIEVFVDTPLEECERRDSKGLYAKARKGEIEQMTGISSPYEVPENPEIRVETVGREVTEVADEIRLAIHEVVRRGGAAHP; from the coding sequence ATGGATCTCCTTCGGTTCACGACGGCGGGCAGCGTCGACGACGGTAAGAGCACACTCATCGGTCGACTGCTCCATGACACCAAGTCGATCTTCGAGGACCAGCTCGAGGCCGTGGAGGACGCGAGCAATCGCCGAGGGGAGGGGTACGTGAACCTCGCGCTGCTCACGGACGGCCTGCGGGCCGAGCGCGAGCAGAACATCACGATCGATGTCGCGTATCGGTATTTTGCGACCCCGAGGCGGAAGTTCATCATCGCGGACACTCCGGGCCACGTTCAGTACACGCGCAACATGGTTACGGGCGCGTCGACTGCCGAACTCGCGATCGTCTTGATCGATGCGAGGAATGGTGTTCTGACCCAGTCGAAGCGCCACGGATTCATCGCTTCGTTGCTCGGGATTACGCACGTGCTCGTTGCGATCAACAAGATGGATCTCGTCGATTGGTCGCAGGAGGTGTTCGACCGTATCACCGAGGACTATGCGGAGTTTGCGCAGAAGCTGGGCGTGGAGGACTTGACGTTCATCCCGATCTCGGCGCTCAAGGGTGACAACGTGGTGGACGAGAGCGAGAACATGCCGTGGTACCACGGTTCGACGCTGCTCCATCACTTGGACCACGTGAACGTCGGATCGCACCGCAACCTGGTCGACTTTCGGTTCCCGGTTCAGTACGTAATCCGCCCGGACCAGGACTACCGCGGCTACGCAGGGCGGGTCGCTTCGGGTACGATCCGGAGCGGCGAAGAGATTATGGTCCTGCCGTCTGGCCAGCGCACATCGATCAAGTCGGTCGACACCTTCGACGGACCGGTCGAGGAGGCGCTCACGGGCGATTCCGTAGCTCTGACCACCGCGGACGAACTGGACATCAGCCGCGGGGACATGATCGTCCGCCCGCTGAACCTACCCGTCGTCGCGACCGAGATCGACGCGATGCTCTGCTGGATGTCCGACGAGCCGATGAAGGGAGGCACCCAGTATTGGTTCCGCCAGACCACGCGCGAAGCGAAGGCCTTCATCTCACGGGTGGTGTATAAGATCGACGTGGATACGCTCCACCGGGAGGACGTTGAGGCGTTTGGGTTCAACGACATCGGTCGGGTTCAAATCCAGACCGCTGCTCCGATCTTCTTTGATCGCTACGAGATGAACCGCGAAACAGGCTCGTTCATCTTGATCGACCCGCACACCAATAACACGGTCGCGGTGGGGATGATTCGCGGAACGGTACGCTCGGCCGAGAAGCTCGCGGAGCAGCTCCACGAGGCTACGACCGTTGAACGAAAGGCCTCCCCCGATGTGGTTTGGGAAGGGTGGAACGTTCCTCTGAAGGTGCGGGAGGAAAAGAACGGGCACGCAGCCGCCGTCGTTTGGTTTACGGGGCTGTCAGGATCCGGAAAGAGCAGCATTGCCCGAGAGCTGGAACAGATGCTCTTCGCTGAAGGGTGCCAGACCATGCTTCTTGATGGAGATCAGGTCCGGCATGGCCTGAACGGTGACCTAGGCTTCTCACCGGATGCTCGGAAGGAGAATATCCGGCGGGTGGGAGAGGTGGCCAACCTGTTCTATCTGCAGGGCAACATTGTGATCTGCACGTTCGTGTCGCCGTTCCAGATGGATCGCGAACGCGCGCGGGCTCTGTTCCCCGAGGGGCGGTTCATCGAGGTCTTCGTCGACACTCCGTTGGAGGAGTGTGAACGACGTGACAGCAAGGGCCTCTATGCCAAGGCAAGAAAAGGGGAAATTGAGCAGATGACAGGAATATCGAGCCCGTACGAGGTGCCAGAGAATCCGGAGATTCGAGTCGAGACCGTTGGGCGTGAGGTGACTGAGGTCGCAGACGAGATTCGGTTGGCGATTCATGAGGTTGTGCGCCGGGGGGGCGCTGCGCACCCGTAA